A portion of the Thermosediminibacter oceani DSM 16646 genome contains these proteins:
- the fusA gene encoding elongation factor G, which translates to MKNYSSDRIKNVGLFAHSGAGKTSLAEAMLFTAGAIDRLGKIDEGNTTCDYDPEEIKRKISISMSLAPVEWKDYKINILDTPGYFDFVGEVKSALRVVDGAVIVTCAASGVEVGTEQAFKFAEEYGLPRIFFVNKMDRENANFNKVLEQIREIFGQRAIPFQLPIGQEANFKGVVDIVRRKAYTFDGEGVKEAPVPDDLKGDMENYRFMIMEAAAENDDDLLAKYLEGEELTDDEIEKGLKIGVKTGSIYPVLCGSSLTNRGIQLLLDTICCYMPSAAEGKADVGKNPRTSTEEKRECRSDEPFSAIVFKTMADPFVGRLNLFKICSGTLKPDTVVYNATRGVTEKIGHIYFMRGKKQENAEVAVAGDIVAVAKLQNTYTNDTLCDKDHPILLKTIDFPEPVISFAVEPKSKGDEDKISSGLARLTEEDMTFKVTKNNETGQLLVSGMGEIHLEVLAAKLANKFGSEVVLSVPKVPYRETIRGTTKVEGKYKKQTGGRGQYGHVWIEFSPINSEDDFEFEEKIFGGAVPKQYIPAVEKGIREAMKEGVLAGYPVVGFKAVLYDGSFHPVDSSELAFKIAASMAFKKGISQAKPVLLEPIYELDVVVPEHYMGEIMGDLNKRRGRIMGMELKDGLQHIKAQAPLSEIFRYATDLRSMTQGRGWFSAAFSHYEEVPAQIAEKIIAESGKKHVEDE; encoded by the coding sequence TTGAAAAACTATAGCAGTGATAGGATAAAGAACGTCGGTCTCTTTGCTCACAGCGGCGCCGGAAAGACGTCCCTTGCAGAAGCCATGCTTTTTACCGCCGGAGCCATAGATCGCCTCGGCAAGATAGATGAAGGCAATACCACCTGCGACTACGATCCTGAGGAAATAAAGAGGAAGATCTCTATTTCCATGTCCCTGGCTCCCGTAGAGTGGAAGGATTACAAGATAAATATCCTGGATACGCCGGGCTATTTTGACTTCGTGGGAGAAGTAAAGAGCGCCCTGAGGGTTGTCGACGGCGCCGTTATAGTAACCTGTGCGGCATCGGGCGTCGAAGTGGGCACCGAGCAGGCGTTTAAGTTTGCGGAAGAATACGGCCTTCCCCGCATATTTTTCGTGAACAAGATGGACCGGGAAAACGCAAACTTTAACAAAGTGCTCGAACAAATCCGGGAGATCTTCGGCCAGAGAGCGATACCCTTTCAGCTGCCCATAGGGCAGGAAGCAAATTTCAAGGGAGTCGTCGACATAGTCCGCCGGAAAGCCTACACCTTTGACGGTGAGGGTGTAAAGGAGGCGCCGGTGCCCGACGACCTGAAGGGCGATATGGAAAACTACCGCTTCATGATCATGGAAGCTGCGGCCGAAAACGACGACGACCTGCTGGCCAAGTACCTGGAGGGAGAAGAGCTGACCGACGACGAGATAGAAAAAGGGCTGAAAATCGGGGTTAAGACCGGCAGTATATACCCAGTGCTCTGCGGCTCCTCGCTGACCAACAGGGGAATTCAGCTTCTTTTAGACACCATCTGTTGTTACATGCCGTCGGCGGCGGAAGGAAAGGCCGATGTGGGCAAAAATCCGAGGACCAGCACCGAAGAAAAGAGGGAATGCAGGAGCGACGAACCCTTCTCCGCCATAGTATTCAAGACCATGGCCGACCCCTTTGTAGGTAGGCTCAATCTATTCAAAATCTGCTCCGGCACTTTAAAACCCGACACTGTGGTGTACAATGCTACCCGGGGTGTTACCGAGAAAATTGGCCACATATACTTTATGAGGGGCAAAAAACAGGAAAATGCTGAAGTTGCCGTGGCGGGAGATATAGTGGCCGTCGCCAAACTCCAGAACACCTACACCAACGACACCCTGTGCGATAAAGACCACCCGATCCTCCTTAAGACTATAGACTTCCCAGAACCGGTGATTTCCTTTGCTGTGGAGCCCAAATCCAAGGGCGATGAAGATAAGATATCTTCCGGCCTTGCAAGGCTTACCGAAGAGGACATGACCTTTAAGGTTACAAAAAACAATGAAACCGGCCAGCTACTGGTTTCCGGCATGGGAGAAATTCACCTGGAAGTGCTGGCAGCGAAACTTGCCAATAAGTTCGGGTCCGAGGTCGTGCTCAGCGTGCCTAAAGTGCCCTACCGGGAGACAATCAGGGGTACTACGAAGGTGGAGGGCAAATACAAGAAACAGACCGGCGGCAGGGGCCAGTACGGCCACGTGTGGATAGAGTTTTCGCCGATAAATTCCGAGGACGATTTCGAGTTTGAAGAAAAGATTTTCGGCGGAGCGGTTCCGAAACAGTACATCCCCGCTGTCGAAAAGGGCATAAGGGAAGCCATGAAAGAAGGCGTGCTGGCCGGTTACCCGGTGGTGGGGTTCAAAGCGGTCCTCTACGACGGTTCCTTCCATCCGGTGGATTCTTCGGAACTGGCTTTCAAGATAGCGGCCTCTATGGCTTTCAAAAAGGGGATTTCCCAGGCGAAACCGGTGCTTTTGGAGCCCATATACGAGCTGGATGTAGTGGTTCCGGAGCATTACATGGGCGAAATCATGGGTGACCTGAACAAGCGCCGGGGACGGATAATGGGCATGGAGCTGAAGGACGGCCTGCAGCACATCAAAGCCCAGGCGCCGCTTTCCGAAATCTTCCGCTACGCCACGGACCTTCGTTCCATGACTCAGGGCAGGGGCTGGTTCTCCGCCGCTTTTAGCCACTACGAGGAAGTCCCGGCCCAGATAGCCGAGAAGATAATAGCTGAGTCAGGCAAAAAACACGTAGAGGATGAATAA
- the guaB gene encoding IMP dehydrogenase codes for MDKFDKEGLSFDDVLVLPARSAVLPKDVDVSTRLTNKIRLNIPIVSAAMDTVTEARLAIALAREGGIGIIHKNMSIEQQALEVDKVKRSEHGVIVDPFYLSPENTIGEAMELMARYRISGVPITENGKLVGIITNRDIRFEDDMSKKIKDVMTKENLVTAPVGTTLEEAKLILKKHKVEKLPLVDENFNLKGLITIKDIEKAIKYPNAAKDQNGRLLVGAAVGVSKDMMDRVRVLVEAKVDVVVVDTAHGHSENVIKAVGAIKEKFPELQVIAGNVATAEATRDLIEAGADAVKVGMGPGSICTTRVVAGIGVPQVTAIYDCAREAEKYGVPIIADGGIKYSGDIVKAIAAGADSVMIGGLFAGTEESPGEIEIYKGRSFKVYRGMGSIGAMEEGSKDRYFQEGAKKLVPEGVEGRVPYRGPLSDMVYQLVGGLRAGMGYCGARNIEELKKAKFIRITAAGLRESHPHDVDITKESPNYTQM; via the coding sequence TTGGACAAGTTTGACAAGGAAGGCTTGAGTTTCGATGATGTACTGGTACTTCCCGCCAGGTCCGCGGTCCTGCCCAAGGATGTGGACGTCAGCACCAGACTTACTAATAAAATAAGGCTTAACATTCCCATAGTAAGCGCCGCTATGGATACGGTCACCGAGGCAAGGCTTGCAATTGCCCTTGCCAGGGAAGGCGGCATAGGTATAATTCACAAGAACATGTCCATAGAGCAACAGGCACTGGAAGTGGACAAAGTGAAGAGGTCGGAACACGGCGTTATAGTCGATCCCTTCTACCTCTCGCCGGAAAACACCATCGGAGAAGCTATGGAGCTCATGGCCCGGTACCGCATTTCCGGCGTTCCCATCACCGAGAACGGAAAACTGGTGGGCATCATCACAAACAGGGACATTCGCTTCGAGGACGACATGAGCAAGAAAATAAAGGATGTCATGACCAAAGAGAACCTGGTCACAGCGCCTGTAGGCACCACCTTGGAAGAAGCAAAGCTGATTTTGAAAAAGCACAAGGTGGAAAAGCTGCCGCTGGTGGATGAGAACTTTAATCTCAAGGGCCTCATAACCATAAAGGACATCGAGAAGGCCATAAAATATCCGAACGCCGCCAAAGACCAAAACGGCAGGCTGCTGGTAGGGGCCGCAGTGGGCGTGAGCAAGGATATGATGGACCGGGTCAGGGTACTGGTGGAGGCGAAAGTGGACGTGGTAGTCGTGGATACCGCCCACGGCCATTCGGAGAACGTGATAAAGGCGGTCGGTGCCATAAAAGAAAAATTCCCGGAACTCCAGGTCATCGCAGGGAATGTGGCCACGGCCGAAGCTACCCGTGACCTTATAGAAGCAGGGGCCGATGCTGTCAAAGTAGGAATGGGCCCGGGTTCTATATGTACCACTCGAGTGGTGGCAGGCATAGGCGTGCCGCAGGTCACCGCCATTTACGACTGCGCCCGGGAAGCGGAAAAATACGGCGTGCCCATAATAGCCGACGGCGGCATAAAGTACTCCGGCGATATCGTCAAGGCCATAGCGGCAGGAGCCGACTCGGTAATGATCGGAGGACTTTTCGCCGGCACAGAGGAAAGCCCGGGAGAAATTGAAATATATAAGGGACGAAGCTTCAAAGTGTACAGGGGGATGGGTTCTATCGGAGCCATGGAGGAAGGCAGCAAAGACCGCTACTTCCAGGAAGGCGCAAAGAAACTGGTGCCCGAAGGCGTGGAGGGGCGCGTACCTTACCGCGGGCCGCTGTCCGACATGGTCTACCAGCTGGTCGGAGGACTGAGGGCCGGTATGGGCTACTGCGGCGCCAGGAACATCGAAGAGCTGAAAAAGGCCAAATTCATAAGGATCACCGCAGCGGGCCTCCGAGAAAGCCATCCCCACGACGTGGATATTACAAAAGAATCGCCCAACTATACTCAAATGTGA